The following is a genomic window from Ignavibacteriota bacterium.
AACTACGGTGTGATCGGAAACATCACCTACTCCACCGCAAGCGGGTACGACTGCAAGCTGGATGTGTACCAGAGGCGCAACGCCCCTGCACCCGTCCCGGTGATCGTGAACATCCATGGCGGCGGATGGGTCGCTGGGACGAAGGAAGCGAACCAGATGGAGATCCTGCCGTATATCGCCCTCGGGTTCTCCGTGGTGAACGTTGAATACCGTATGGCGCGCATCGCCCTCGCCCCCGCGGCGGTCGAGGACTGCCGTCTCGCTCTGCGCTGGGTCTACAAGAACGCAAAGACCTACAACTTCGATACCTCGCGGATCGTCATCACCGGCGGGTCGGCGGGCGGACACCTGGCGTTGATGACCGGCATGCTGAACCCGGAAGCCGGGTTCGATGCATCGAAAGAATGGGATCAGGAGACTCCGCCGCTACCGGTGGCAGCGATCATCAACTGGTTCGGGATCAC
Proteins encoded in this region:
- a CDS encoding alpha/beta hydrolase: MKRLPLFIALLVATSPMAAQDQTGTFFERVLDLRMNYGVIGNITYSTASGYDCKLDVYQRRNAPAPVPVIVNIHGGGWVAGTKEANQMEILPYIALGFSVVNVEYRMARIALAPAAVEDCRLALRWVYKNAKTYNFDTSRIVITGGSAGGHLALMTGMLNPEAGFDASKEWDQETPPLPVAAIINWFGITDVKDLLSGENRQGYAVSWIGAQENGTKIAERVSPLSYVRKGLPPIFTIHGTRDQLVPYAHATRLHAALDKAGVTNKLFTIPDGRHGGFTREQMSQIFTAIREFLTQNRIL